The DNA sequence GGGCCACCGTTCCGATATAATCAATATCTATAAGCTGTTTATCCACTTCAATATCCGTTTCCATGGCTAAAGAACGTTGAGAAAGTCCTGCATTATTGATCAGGATATCAATCTTTCCAAACTGTTCTGATGCTTTCGCTGCAATGGCAGGCATTTCTTTATAATTCTTCAGATCTAAAGGAATCACAGCATACCGATCTGTATTCAATCCGGCTTTTTCAGCCACCAGATGCAGCTGTTCTTCTTTTCGGGATGACAGAATGATTTTAGCATTGCTGTTCTTTGCAAGACTTGTTACCAAAGCTTCTCCGATACCTGATGAGGCTCCAGTAACCCAAATCACTTTATGATCGAAATAACTGCTCATTCTTTACTATTATTTAATTTTTAAGTCCTGCAATATATTTCCCGGCTTTCATTCCTGAAAAAATACAGCCTCCCAAAAATGTTCCTTCCAGCGCTCTGTAGCCGTGCATTCCGCCACCGCCAAAACCAGCTGCTTCTCCGGCTGCATACAGTCCTTCAATAATGCTGTCGTCATCTTTTAAAACCTGACCATTAAGATTGGTTTTTATACCTCCTAATGTTTTACGCGTTAAAATATTGAGTCTTACAGCAATCAAAGGTCCGTTTTCAGGAGCTAAAATTTTATGGGGAGCTGCTACACGTCCAAGTTTATCTCCTAAATAATTTCGGGTATTGCGGAGATAATTGACCTGTGTATCTTTTGAAAATTTATTGTCTAACTCTCTGTCACGGGCTTCGATCTGAGATTTTATTTTATCATAATTCAAAAGTCTGTTTCCGGCCAGTTCATTCATTCGCTTTACCAGATCTTCCAGATTATCTGATACAATAAAGTCTTTTCCATGCTCTTTAAAAGCTTCTACCGGTCCGGGAGCCTTTTTACCAAAAATTCTTTTCAGAAAAAGAACGTAGTCTTTATTCGTGATATCCGGATTCTGTTCTGACCCCGAAAGGGCAAATTCTTTTTTAATAATTTTCTGAGTGAGGATAAACCATGAGTAAGAAAAACCTGTTTCCTGTATATACTGTAAAGTTCCCAACGTATCAAATCCGGGAAGAAAAGGAGCGGGGAGACGTTTTCCTTTTGCATCAAACCATAAGGAAGAAGGACCAGGTAATATACGAATCCCATGGTTAGGCCAGATCGGATTCCAGTTTTGTAACCCTTCTGTGTAGTGCCACATTCTGTCGCGGTTGATAATATGAGCTCCAGTATTTTCTGCGATGCCAATCATTTTGCCATCTACATAGGCAGGAACGCCGCAGACCATATTTTCCGGTGCTTTACCAAGTCTTTCCGGCCAGTTTTTTCTTACCAGCTCATGATTGGCACCAATCCCTCCGGAAGCAATGATAATATTGGGAGCGGTATATTCAAATGATGAAATAACATTTCGGTTTGTTTCAGCGCCTCTTTCTTTAGTATCATTCTCCAGAATATCTCCTTTGAGACCTTTTATCTTCCCATTTTCTAAAATAAATTCCGTCACCCGATGTCTGAACTTCATCTGCAGCAAACCTTTTTCCTGAGCTTTGTATGCTTTTTCTACAAAAGGTTTTACGACTCCTGTCCCAGTTCCCCAACTTACGTGAAAGCGAGGCACCGAATTTCCATGCCCTGTTGCAGAACCATCACCACGTTCTGCCCAGCCAACCATAAACATCAGCTTGATCCCTAATTTTGAAATGTATTCATACTTTTCACCGACAGCAAATTTCAGATAAGCTTCAGCCCATTGACGGGGCCAGTAATCTTCCGGACGATCGAAACCCGCTGTTCCTTTCCAATCCTGAAGTGCCAGTTCATAAGAATCTTTGATCCCCATTTTCCTTTGCTGAGGAGAATTAATCAGGAACAGCCCTCCGAAAGACCAGAATGCCTGTCCTCCTATATTCTGTTCAGTTTCCTGATCCAAAAGCAGGACTTTTTTTCCGGCATTGGTAATTTCCATGGCAGCAGTAAGCCCTGCCAGTCCGCTTCCTATGATGATGGCATCAGGCCGGAATGTTTCTTCCATTTTCCAGGTATTTTTATTGAATGATACTTACTATAAATGTATTAAATATTTAAATGAAACAATTAAAAAATCTTAATACTTTTATTGTTTGTATAGAATAGAAAAATGAAATAAAATCATAAATACCAGGCATTTGCAGTATTAAATGACGGAACACGCCAGCCCATTGAGGCAGAATCAATTATTATCCAGCTGGAAGAGGAGGAAATTGAAATTCCATTAGCGCCACATCCTGTTTTTCAGGGAAAATTAACTCTTGTTACCGGATCAGCCATTCAGGGCAGAGAGAATGAAAGAGTACGGGGAACACAGTTTATCATAGAACCTGGCGCCTCTAATGTGATTCATATCACTCCAAAAAAGATATGATCTCTTCAAAATATCCTGTAAACGCTGATTTTCCTGTAATCCTCTATAAAACATTTCTATCTTTGTGAAAAATAGAAGTATGAAGTATTTGTTTATCATTGCCTGCTTTGTCTGTTCCATTTTCAGCCAGGCACAGCAAAAACAGGATCCATGGAAAGACAGCCAGCTTATGGACCCGGCGTTACTGGCTTCCCGAATCGAAAAGCATAAAACAAAAGATCTGGTAATCATTTCGGTGGGTCCTGAAGCTATCATCAAAGGTTCCGTAGACATCGGACCAACGCATGAGCCTGAAAACCTGGAAAAACTGAGAAACTATCTGAAAGACATTCCTAAAAACAGAGAAATCGTAATCTACTGCGGATGCTGTCCTTTTGTAAAATGTCCTAATATACGTCCTGCTTTTGCTTTACTGATGGAAATGGGTTTTAAAAACGCAAAGCTTTTAAATCTTCCGAAAAATATCAAAACAGACTGGCTGGATAAAGACTATCCTACAAATGATTAATATGAAGATCCGTTTTATTCTATTACTTTTAATAATCTTCTCAGGATCCGTTGTTGCCCAAAGTGCAATAGAAGCAGGAAAAAAAGCTCCTGAAATTACAATGACCAAGGCAGACGGAACTCCATTTGCCCTTTCAACATTAAAAGGAAAGGTAGTGCTGATCGATTTCTGGGCAACCTGGTGTGCCCCTTGTGTAGAAGAGCAGCCTGAGCTGAAAACATTATATGATACCTATTCTGAACAGGTAAAAAACAATACGTTTGAAATTCTGGGAATTTCTTTAGATAAAAATAAAGAAAGCTGGCAGAAAGCAATTGACAGATTTAATATCAAATGGATACAGATCAGTGATTTAAAATTCTGGAAAAGCCCTGTCGCGAAGTTGTATGAAGTTGATGAACTTCCTTTTAATGTCATCATCGACGGGCAGGGAACGATTTTAGCTAAAAATCTTCATGGTAAAGAGCTGGAAGAGTTTTTAAAGAAAACTTTAAATCAAAATTAAGAATATAAAATATTGCAGATATTGAAAGAGTGGTAAATAATTACCGCTCTTTATTTTTTATATACGCTACAAAGTAATTGATATACAGTATACAACAAGCCTTTCTTTCGTTTTATAGCTTTGAAGGATGAAAAAAAGTGTCTTCCTTCGCCTGGGGCTATCAGTGATATTGCTGATGCATAGTGTGATTTCCATTTTTAGTGGAGATGTTAATAATTTTGGACATTTTTATCTGGATAGTATAGGATTCAGCCCTATTGGAATTTATATGGCATGGGCAGTAAAACTCACTCATCTTTTCTCTGTGCCCTTACTTTGGTTTGACCAATATATAAAGCCAGTGGCTATTGCTAATATTATCATTTTTATTTTTGGAATCTACTTCGTACATTGGCAAAATGGCTGGTTTGTAGTGGGAGGCGGAACAAATGGAATCGAGTTCAATGTCTTGCTGATCTTCAGTTTTCTGAACCTGATGTATCCCGAAATTTATTTTAAAAAGCAGAACCGTTTTATCCATGAAAAGGATATTTAAGTCTTCTGGAAATCCGCAGGTTTTAATCTTTAATAACAATTCAAAACTGTAGTTTGTAGATCGTTACCTTAATTTGATCAACATATATTTCTATATTTGATTGAACAAACAGTACTTTGTACACCTAAAATCATGATCAACCTGAAATCATACAAAAGATCTAAGTGGCAGATTCATTTGCTTTTTTGGATATTGTATTATATCCTGGAGGTTTACCTTGACTTTTACTGGTCCAGGTATCAGTTTCCGGATTTCAAATGGCAAATAAGACTTCAGAATACCCTGATCCTTGAGCTAGGTTATCTTTTGATCAAAATACCTCTTGCTTATACTTTACTGTATGTATTTGAAAAGAGTCATATTAAATTGATTTTCAAATATTTTCTCTATATTTTTATCCTGACCACGGCTGTTTTAGGACATCGTTTTTTAACACATTATATTATTTATCCTTATATCTATGGTGTTAAAGAGACTCTGGATGGAAAGTATCCATCGGGGTTTATCAATGGTTATGTGGCATTCAATTCTTTTATGGATCTGATTTTCATGGTGGGTCTGATTTTCGGGGTTGAAATTACCCGGCAGAAAAATCTTCTGAAAGAACAGATCTCCCAGTTAAAGTCTGAAAAGCTTGATCAGGAACTTACTATGCTGAAAGCACAGATCAATCCTCATTTTCTGTTTAACACCCTCAATAATATTTATGGAATGGCTCTGAAAAAGGCTGATGAAACTCCGGATGTTATTCTTAAGCTATCCAAGATAATGCGGTATAATATCTATGAAGCAGCAGAAAAAACTATTTCTATAGGTAAGGATATTGAGAATATCAAGGATTTCATACAGATCCAGAAAATCCGCCACCGTCATCTTACCATACACTTTACGGAAGATATTGATCAGCCTTCTCAGGAAATCTCACCGCTGATCCTTATACAGTTTGTTGAAAATGCTTTCAAACATGGCGTTTCTGAAAGTTTAGGAGAGACATTTATTACCATCGATATCAGGTTGAAAAATGGAATTCTTACTTATTTCATAGAAAATTCCAAAGAAGAAAAGCCCAATACGCATTCCACAAAAATAGGTCAGAAAAATATCAGTAGACAGCTTGAACTGCTTTATCCTCAACACACTCTTTCTGTGGAAGATCAAAGTGACCGCTATATTGTAACATTAACCATAGATTTCCATGACGCACCAAATCTCTAAAAAATACAACTGCATTATCGTAGAAGACGAGCCAATTGCAGCAGAAATTCTGGAAAATTTTATCTCTAGGGATCAGGAACTGAATCTGGTGGGAAAATGTGCCGATGCCATATATGCCAGCAGTCTTTTAAGTATTCATGAGGTGGATCTGATGTTTTTGGATCTCCACCTTCCCGTGGTAAAAGGCTTTGACTTTTTGAGGAAAATAAAAAATCCTCCATTCGTTATTGTTACCACTGCTTATCATCAGTATGCTGTAGAAGGCTACGAATTAGATATTGCAGATTACCTAATGAAACCTATTCCCTATGAGCGTTTTCAGGCTGCGATAGGGAAGTTCAAACATTTAATGGAGGCGGAGGATGCATTACTGGAAGTATCTGAACGTGATTATATCTTCATCAATAGCGGGAAAAAGCAGATTAAAATTATTCTGCAGGATATTTTCTACATCGAGAGCTTAAGAGAATATATTCACATTCATACAAAAGCAGAAACTTTCACTTTTAAAATGCCTATCAGTAAAATAGAAGAGGTTTTAAATCCTAAAATGTTTGCCCGTATTCATAAATCGTATATCATTTCAAAAGCCAAAATAGAAGTTAAGTCGGCCAACATCATCCAGATTAGGGGGAAAAACCTTCCGGTGGGAAGGACATATAAGCCGTTGTTGGAGCTTTAACAGGGAAGTGTTTAAACCACCCCGTCAAAAATTTTAAAATTTTTGCCACCCCTCCGAGGGAAGGGAATTTTCAGCCGTTCAATTCAAAATTCAGGAAACCGGCAGTTTTTGTAGTTTCTGTTTCACAGTTTATAATTTTAGTAGATTTTATCGCGTTGTTGATATATATTTTTGACTCAATTCTTCACTTTTTATCCAAATTTACATAGCAAAAGATATTTTCATTCATGATAAAAAATCAAATGAGATAAATGTGGTTAGTTTATTATGCTAATGTTGAATGATGATTGGCTTAACGATTAGCGATAATCTTAAGCCAATTTCTTTTTCAGAAGGAATATCTTATTTTAAAATATTTTAAGTCCCACTATTCCTGCAACAATCAGTAATGCAGAGAGTAATCGTAAAATACTTGCTGAGTCCTGAAAAAACAGAATTCCCACCAATAAAGTTCCTACAGCACCAATTCCGGTCCAGACTGCATAAGCTGTTCCAATAGGGATACTTTTCTGAGCGTACCAGAGAAATCCGCCGCTAACGGCCATACAAACGATCGAAAATATGATCCAGCTCCATTTATTATTTTCCAGTTGTTGAGATAACTTAAGTCCCAAAGGCCATCCAATTTCAAAAATTCCTGCGATAATTAATGCAATCCAGTTCATACTACTTATTTTTTAATGATGTTACTTTTATTTAAAATGTCATTAAAATGAATTCTTTACAATAAAAAACATCATCAAATTACTGCTGTAAATTATGATTATCCACTCATATTCAATACAATAAACTGTGTGATCCCGCAAAAAGCAGAGATAAAACGTACTATACAGACTGTGAACCGTTCAATATTCCATAATAAAATGTGACTCTCAATATCCCTAATATTGATATCTTTATACTATAAAAAAAGAGAAGGCAGAGATCTCTTATTTTCTATACTATCATCTCAATTATGTTAACAGACATCATTACAGCTCATCTTAACGTCCTTTTTTGTGGAATCAATCCGGGTTTAAAATCATCAGATGACGGACATCATTTTTCGGGAAAGAGTAACCGTTTCTGGAAAGTCCTTCATCAGTCGGGGTTTACTTCTTATCAAATTGAAGCGGTGAATGATACTTCTATCCTGGATTTCGGGCTGGGGCTCACCACTGCTGTAGCAAGGGCAACTTCCCGTGCTGATGAACTTTCAAAAGAAGAGTTTGAGAATGCTTTGGATACATTTAAAGCAAAAATAACAGAATATCAGCCTAAATATGTTGCTTTTCTCGGCAAAGCTGCTTACAAGGCTTTCTCTAAAAAGAAAGAAATTCTATGGGGACTGCAGGCAGAAGATTTCTGTGGAGCAAAAGTGTGGGTTTTGCCCAATACCAGCGGTTTGAACCGGGGATTTTCACTTGATCAGCTGGTTGCTTATTATAAGGAGTTTTATCTTACACTTCACAAACCGTAACTGTTATATTGTATTCGGTTTGCTTACATATTTATTTCCTTTCACAAAGAACCGCCAGGGTAAAAGGGCATCTTCCTGAGCATAAGCAACGCCTATACGGGGAACCTTTATAATATCATCAGAAGGATATCGAATGCCGTGATCTTCAATCCATATTTCATTTCCATCCAGATCTTTTTTATTAAAAGATTGATCAATACCTAAAGCTTTGGCTGCAGATCCGGGGCCGGAAGAAATAGCTGCTTTACCGGCAGACATATTCCGTCTGAGTTCCATGATGTCTTTTCCTATTAATGGCTCAACAGCTCTGATTAAAACAGCGTGAGGCTCATCTTTTACAGAAGTTACAACATTGAACAGATGATGAATTCCGTAACATAAATAAACATAGGAAACACCACCATGACTGTACAGCGTTTCTGTGCGGTTGGTCCGTCTGCCGCCATACGCATGGGAAGCTTTATCCAAAACTCCGAAATAGGCTTCCGTTTCTACTATAATTCCGGCAGTTACTTCATCATTGATATCTGTAAAAAGAACTTTTCCCAGAAGATCCTGAGCGAGAAAAAGAACGTCTTGATGAGAATAATAGGAGAGTGGCAGTTTCAAATGAATAGCTTTATGGATTTAACAGGTTAAAAGTAAGGATATAAAAACAATTTTCATAGAGTTAAACAGATTGTCACTACATTTGAGTATGAATTTCATTCGCCCAAAAACAAAATTATGATGAAAGCTTTTAATCTGACGCTGTTTATGGTCACTTTTTGTCTGACAGCATTGCCATTCAGTATTCCTTATCAGCAGTCTTATCAAAAAATGATTGTTGGGAAGTGGCAGCCGGTACTTTCTATCACTGAAGGTATTGAAGCAAACGGAAAACGAACGGGACAGACTCATTCAAAATTCAGCAGCAAAGACATCATGCAGTTTAATGCTGACGGCTCTATTATTGATGGCGGACAGCTTTATTTTTCGTATTCACTGGACCCTGATCATAAGATCTTATCTTTATTTGATGGAAGTAACTCTGAGAAAAAATTTGAAATCATTCAGCTAGACAAAACAGCAATGAAAATAATAATGAATGAAGTTGATAAATACAAAGGAGAGCCCTTTCATATAACCTGGACCCTTACCTTTAAAAGAAAATAAAAAGTCCCACATTATTGTGAGACTTTTTTATAAATGATCCTATCTTCCTCCCGGAGGACAGTGTTCTTTTAAATATTTTGTAAATAGAGTAGCAAGGTGCTCTGACGTACCTTCCCCTTCATCAATAGAGTGTGTACGGTTAGGATAAGACATCAGCTGAAACTGTTTGTTGTATTTTACCAGTTCGTTGATATATACTTCGGTATTCTGGTAATGTACATTATCATCACCTGTTCCATGAACCAGTAAAAGATTTCCTTTTAGGTTTTTAGCATAAGCCAGTGGAGATCCATTCACAAAATCTTCTCTGTTTTCCTGTGGAAGTCCCATATATCTTTCCTGATAAATATTGTCATAGAACAACTGATTGGCTACCGGAGCAATAGCAATTCCGGTCTGGTAAATATCAGGATATTGTCCCAAAAGGTTCAGGGTAGAAGAACCTCCGCCGCTCCAGCCCCATACGGCAACCCTTGAAGTATCTGCATAAGGCCATTTTGCGAATAAAGCTTTAGCCCCCATTGCCTGATCACGAATATTAAGCTGTCCTATTTTACGATAAATCGATTTTCTCCATTCACGTCCTCTTGGAGCCGGGGTTCCGCGGTTTTCAAGGGAAACATACAGGTAACCGTCTTCCGCCATATCCCCAACGTATAATTGATTCCAGCCTGTATAGAAACCGTCTGTTACTGTTTGCATTGCCGGTTCTCCATAGACTGTGAAAACAACCGGATATTTTTTATTAGGATCAAAATTTTTAGGCTTTACCACCCATCCGTCCAATGTAACACCATCTTGTGTGGTAATCTGGAAAAACTCTGTTTTAGACTTTGCAGGATCTGCTTTTGCTGTTCTTTTGGCAGCAACCAGTTCTTTATGTTCCGGAAGTGATATTACCGAACCCATTGAAATGGCATTAACGCTGTTATTGGTGAACATTGCGATTTTCCCATTGGGTGATATCGTATATGTATTGGAACCTGTATAAGCTTCAGGGGTAACTTTTTGTGCTTTTCCTCCTTTCATACTTACTTTGTACAGATACTTTTGAGTCGCATTATTGGGTGACGCTGAAAAGTAAATCTGTTTGTTCTGAACATCAAAAAACTCAGGTTTTATCACATCAAAAGCATCTTTGGTAATCAATGTTTCCTTACCGCTCATATCTATTTTATAAATATGTCTCCATCCGTCTTTTTCAGAAAGCCAAAGGAACTCTTTTCCATTCTCAATCCAGTCCCAGCCACTTGGGTCATTATCGTTCCAACGGGATTTGATATCAATCCATGCAGCATCTGTTTCTGTATGAATAGTCTTACTGTTGCCGGAGCTGGCATCTGCCACGATGATCTTACTTTGATTTTGCTTTCTGTTCAGCTGCTGGAGAATAACAGATTTAGAATCCAGCACCCATTCCATTCTCGGAATATAGTTTTGCATTTCATCTCCTGCAATATCTGCTTTCTTTGAAGATTTAGAAGCAAGATCGTAAAACCAGATGCTGCAGCCTGAAGGATTTTCTCCTACTTTCGGATATTCTACAGGAACAGTAAATGAATACAAACTGTCTGTATTATTTATCATCAGGAAGTTTTTTGTACCTCTTGCATCCAGCTTCCAGTAAGCAATTTTGTTACCGTCGGGTGACCATCGGAAACCATCCTGAGTTCCAAATTCCTCTTCATATACCCAATCGAAAGTACCGTTGATCATCCCGTCTGTACCATCAGTCGTAATTTGGGTAATCTGATTGTTTGAAAGGTCTTCAACATACATATTATGCTTAGATACATACGCTACTTTTTTTCCATCCGGAGAATACTTTGCAAACATCAGTGACGAATAAGGCAATCCTTTTCCAAGCTGGGTAAGTTTTTTAGTAGTTTTGTCAAAGATCCAGTAATCTCCACGGGTATTGTCTCTCCATACTTTTCGGGTATTGGCAAAGAGTAACAAACTTTTGTCATCCGGAGATACCTGAAAGCTTTGTACCTGCAGTGGTTCAGAACTTCCCGCAGGAACAAGTTCATTGCTGTTTAAAAGTGTCTGGTCTTTTCCGGGATGCAGTACATCAACAATTTCAACCCCCTTTTTAGTAAATGAATAGTAAGCATTACCATCCGGAGTCCACTGTGTTTTTTGTGCCGCCAATGGCGACAGACACAGGAAGTATAATGCAATAACGGTTAGTTTTTTTATATTCTTCATAGATCGTATTTGATTAAGCTAAATATTCAGCTCTGTAATTTTCAATTTCTTGAACTGTTTTTATTAATCCGTTCCCAAGAAGTCTGTACCCGTCATCAGTAATCAGGAAATCATCTTCCACACGGATTCCTCCAAAGTTTCGGTATTCATTTACTTTATCGTAATTGATAAAATCTGCATTTTTATTTTCAGCCTGCCAGATATCAATCAGTTCCGGAATCATATAAATACCGGGTTCAACCGTTACTACAAATCCGGATTCAAGAGACTTTCCTAAACGTAAAGATTTAAGACCGAATGTTTTGGTATCTTTTGGTTCTTCTTCGGTATAGCCAATGTATTGCTCTCCGAGATCTTCCATATCATGTACATCAAGTCCCATCATATGTCCCAATCCGCATTGAAAAAATAGGGTATGGGCATGGTTTTTCACCGCTTCTTCAGGATTTCCTTTCATCAATCCAAGATCAATAAGACCTTCTACAAGATGCTGAGAAGCTTTCAGATGAATATCCTTGAATCGAACACCCGGTTTCAGAAGCTGTTGCGCATTATTAAAAGCATTCAGAACCACTTCATACATTTCCTTTTGTTTTGTACTAAAAATCTTGCTCACAGGAAAAGTTCTGGTAAGGTCGCCCGCATATCCCATTGCCGTTTCCGCTCCGGAATCGTTAAGGAAAAGATCTCCTTCTTTCAAAGTATTAAGGCGATAGTGATTATGCAGAATTCCTCCGTTTATGGTTACAATCGGAGGATAAGACATCTGACATTCTTTATTGGCAGCCAGATATTGAATGGCATTGGCTATTTCATATTCTTTAATGCCCGGTTTTGCAGTCCGCATTGCCAGCAAATGCATTTCATTGGATACATTCACTGCCTGTTCTATCTGCACTATTTCCTGAGACTCTTTTATAGAACGCTGCTTCACAATGGCTTTAATCATCTCTACAGAAGGTTGTAATGCAGCTATTTTAATACCAAGAAGATCAGCAAGTAAAATTTTATTGGAAGACTGATACGGAGGAAGATAATGTACCTTTCTGCCGGAAGTCTGTGCTTTTAAAATATATTGAGAAAGCTCTGTATAAGGCATGGTTTCCTGTACTCCGGATTTCAGACTTTTCTCTTTCAGGGTTTCCTGTCTGCCCATCCATACAATGTCATCTATACTTAATTCATCTCCGAAAATAATGGTTTTATTCTCATCAATATCAATAATGGCCGCAATACGGGGTTCCTGGATTCCGAAATAATATAAATACGTACTGTCCTGACGGAAATAATAAGGATTGTGTTCAAAGTTCACAGGATTCTCTATATTTCCCAAAAACAATAAAATTCCGCCCGATACATTACTTTGTAAAACTGCTCTTCTATCTTGATAGGTTTGTGTTGAAAACATATTATGAATACTTTTTAATTTAAAGCTTTAAAGTTACGATTTTGTACTATTGACCGCTCTTTATTTACTAAAATAAAGAATAATGTAAAGTTTGGATTTTAATATGATATCCAGTGTTCATATTTTGCTTAAATTCGGTCATATTTTAACCTTTTACATCAAAATATTGGTTCTATGAAGAGTCTTCAGTTTTCAGTCCCTGCTGATACCAACAAAAGTATCCGTATTCAGGAAGATATAATGCCCAATTTTTATCCTTACTTCCATCGCCATACGGAAACCCAGATCATGTGGATTCTTAAAGGACACGGAACACTGGCCATAGAACAAAATCTCTTTAATTTTGAGGCTGGTGATATTTTCTATCTGGGAGCTAATCAATCACATGTCTTCCGGGGTAATTTTGATAAAGATGAAAAACAAAAAGTTCATTCCATCTCTATATTTTTTGATCCGTATAAAAAGATCGCTGCATTTTTTGACTTACCGGAATTTGGAGAACTTAAAAATTTTATAGCCCATTCAGAAGTCGGTTTCCAGGTCGCTCCTAAATTAAAAATATGTATCGGGGAAAACATTGCAGCATTACAAAAAACAGAAGGAGTAGAGCAGATCATAGATTTTATCAGGATTTTAAACCATCTTATGCAAAACAGACATCTGCATATTCCCTTATCTTCAGAAAAGAATCTGCCCAATCATATTTCAGATTATGATCAAAGAATTATAGATGCCCAAACCTTTATTAAGAAGAATTTTGCTCAAACTAAACTTACCCTTGACAGTATTGCTCAGGAAGCCTGTATGACCCCTCAGGCATTTTGCAGATCTTTTAAAAAACGAACCGGAATCACTTATATTGAATATCTTAATGAACTCCGGGTACAGCGAGCTTGCAGACTACTGACATCCAGCAGTATGTACAGTATTTCTTCTGTGGCTTTTAACAGCGGATTCAACAGCCTTACCAATTTTAACCGGGTCTTCAAGTCCATTATGAAATATTCGCCTAAAGAATACCTTAAACACTATAAAGAGGCCACTATAGAGCAATAA is a window from the Chryseobacterium indologenes genome containing:
- a CDS encoding S9 family peptidase; the encoded protein is MKNIKKLTVIALYFLCLSPLAAQKTQWTPDGNAYYSFTKKGVEIVDVLHPGKDQTLLNSNELVPAGSSEPLQVQSFQVSPDDKSLLLFANTRKVWRDNTRGDYWIFDKTTKKLTQLGKGLPYSSLMFAKYSPDGKKVAYVSKHNMYVEDLSNNQITQITTDGTDGMINGTFDWVYEEEFGTQDGFRWSPDGNKIAYWKLDARGTKNFLMINNTDSLYSFTVPVEYPKVGENPSGCSIWFYDLASKSSKKADIAGDEMQNYIPRMEWVLDSKSVILQQLNRKQNQSKIIVADASSGNSKTIHTETDAAWIDIKSRWNDNDPSGWDWIENGKEFLWLSEKDGWRHIYKIDMSGKETLITKDAFDVIKPEFFDVQNKQIYFSASPNNATQKYLYKVSMKGGKAQKVTPEAYTGSNTYTISPNGKIAMFTNNSVNAISMGSVISLPEHKELVAAKRTAKADPAKSKTEFFQITTQDGVTLDGWVVKPKNFDPNKKYPVVFTVYGEPAMQTVTDGFYTGWNQLYVGDMAEDGYLYVSLENRGTPAPRGREWRKSIYRKIGQLNIRDQAMGAKALFAKWPYADTSRVAVWGWSGGGSSTLNLLGQYPDIYQTGIAIAPVANQLFYDNIYQERYMGLPQENREDFVNGSPLAYAKNLKGNLLLVHGTGDDNVHYQNTEVYINELVKYNKQFQLMSYPNRTHSIDEGEGTSEHLATLFTKYLKEHCPPGGR
- a CDS encoding aminopeptidase P family protein, encoding MFSTQTYQDRRAVLQSNVSGGILLFLGNIENPVNFEHNPYYFRQDSTYLYYFGIQEPRIAAIIDIDENKTIIFGDELSIDDIVWMGRQETLKEKSLKSGVQETMPYTELSQYILKAQTSGRKVHYLPPYQSSNKILLADLLGIKIAALQPSVEMIKAIVKQRSIKESQEIVQIEQAVNVSNEMHLLAMRTAKPGIKEYEIANAIQYLAANKECQMSYPPIVTINGGILHNHYRLNTLKEGDLFLNDSGAETAMGYAGDLTRTFPVSKIFSTKQKEMYEVVLNAFNNAQQLLKPGVRFKDIHLKASQHLVEGLIDLGLMKGNPEEAVKNHAHTLFFQCGLGHMMGLDVHDMEDLGEQYIGYTEEEPKDTKTFGLKSLRLGKSLESGFVVTVEPGIYMIPELIDIWQAENKNADFINYDKVNEYRNFGGIRVEDDFLITDDGYRLLGNGLIKTVQEIENYRAEYLA
- a CDS encoding helix-turn-helix transcriptional regulator, with protein sequence MKSLQFSVPADTNKSIRIQEDIMPNFYPYFHRHTETQIMWILKGHGTLAIEQNLFNFEAGDIFYLGANQSHVFRGNFDKDEKQKVHSISIFFDPYKKIAAFFDLPEFGELKNFIAHSEVGFQVAPKLKICIGENIAALQKTEGVEQIIDFIRILNHLMQNRHLHIPLSSEKNLPNHISDYDQRIIDAQTFIKKNFAQTKLTLDSIAQEACMTPQAFCRSFKKRTGITYIEYLNELRVQRACRLLTSSSMYSISSVAFNSGFNSLTNFNRVFKSIMKYSPKEYLKHYKEATIEQ